A window from Sphingobium sp. EM0848 encodes these proteins:
- a CDS encoding Flp family type IVb pilin has protein sequence MQFIRKMLKNEKGATAIEYGLIAALIAVAAIGAMTSLGGKLGNTFNNVSGNLK, from the coding sequence ATGCAGTTCATCCGTAAGATGCTGAAGAACGAAAAGGGTGCGACCGCCATTGAATATGGCCTGATCGCTGCTCTGATCGCCGTCGCCGCCATCGGCGCCATGACCAGCCTCGGCGGCAAGCTGGGCAACACCTTCAACAATGTCTCGGGCAACCTGAAGTAA